Part of the Penicillium digitatum chromosome 4, complete sequence genome is shown below.
ATGCCATCGGCGATGAAGGGGTTGGATAAGCTTGAGATACCGATGGAGCTTTCAAGCAGCGCCAGGCGACTGTCGAATGCTGCCGCGTGAGAGAGAAGCCCTGCTGAAGAGGCAGTTGGTGCTGGCACTGCGGGGACTGCCATTGATGCATCGGCCGAGGATTGTGCCTGCGCGTCTGTGGCAGCGCGAGTCCCAGATTCAAGCTTCTGAGACAGCAACGCCGCAGCTGAATGCGATGAGCTCGCCGCGCCTCGCGAAGCGTGCAGATTGTCCAGAGCGCGGCTCAGCTCCGCAACGCCATCACTTAGGTTCTCCCCTGGCTTTTCAGTTGCGGCAGCACTCTGCGACGATCCATTTCCGGCCTCTGTGCTGTCTTTTTTGTTGGCCATTTCCACCTTGAGATCTTCGACCTCTCTCCGCAGTCGCGCAAGCCTCCGCTCAAGCGACTCGTCCTCGCTATCACTCAGGTCACCAACCTCCTCTACTCCGTCCTCGCGTCTCCGCCGACGACGACGGCTCATGCTCTTGCTCCGGTAGGCCTGCCGCTTCATGGAAATGCTATCTGAGAAATTGACATCGCGGGCGTCCACGACCGCTCCCATGAAGCGCATACGCGCCTGGTCCGGGTTGACACCCTCCCGGTCAATGTCGGAGTTTGAGCCTGCATCATCATGGTCGTAGTCTGTGCGGATGGTGGCAGTCTAGAAAGGTTCAGTGATAAGGCCCGCTGACGTCTTTTTTGGTGTGGAATTGCCGAACTCACGGGCAAGGTGGATGCTTCGTCGGTCAAGTCGGGGGTTTCATAGATATCCGGGGACGGGTCCTGGGTCACAGTTAGTGGAAAGCCTAGTGGATATCAACCGCTGAAATTGCTCACTAGATCAGGAAGACCGGCATATTTCTTATTGAAAGACATGATTGGATTGTGGTTCTCCAAGTATAGTAAACACCGAACTCTGGCTCCATAATCACAT
Proteins encoded:
- a CDS encoding Dynamitin subunit 2; this translates as MSFNKKYAGLPDLDPSPDIYETPDLTDEASTLPTATIRTDYDHDDAGSNSDIDREGVNPDQARMRFMGAVVDARDVNFSDSISMKRQAYRSKSMSRRRRRRREDGVEEVGDLSDSEDESLERRLARLRREVEDLKVEMANKKDSTEAGNGSSQSAAATEKPGENLSDGVAELSRALDNLHASRGAASSSHSAAALLSQKLESGTRAATDAQAQSSADASMAVPAVPAPTASSAGLLSHAAAFDSRLALLESSIGISSLSNPFIADGISESTPHPVLPALDQLTSRLSALTGLLVGTGSASAAPGAPNAAPGMTTPHLEALSTRVRKLTTDAEALTTARRKAFEAAKAVHNARLASSDADVIPALEASTDDEHTAKIQALYTTLPTIQSLHPLLPSILERLRSLRACHAGAAHAADSLNELEKRHAEMASEIEQWREGLTTVEEKMKQGEAALRSNVETVEPWVRDLESRLARLEGPSTL